The uncultured Roseibium sp. DNA segment CCGGTCAAGGTTGCGGTTCCGGCCAATACGCTGGTGGTTGCCGACACCCACGGGTTCCACGCGCGCGCTATCAGCACGAAACCGACCGTACGGCTCGGCATCTATGGCTCCTTGCGGCGCAATCCCTTCCTGCCCTGGGCCGGGCTCGATCCGTTCTCACTGCCGGGGCTGCGTTGGCGGCAGGCGGAAATCCATGACGCCGTCAACAACTGGAAGATGCGCACGGGCCGGTTTACCGGCCAGCCGAATGTGGGCGACGTGAAGCCGCTGGATCCGCCGCGCCGGTGGCAGTGAGCGGAGTTCCGCCTTAGCGGTGTTCTTCCTCCGCCGCCTCGATCAGCGCCGAATTGAAATAGGTGAGCGCATGGACGTGGTGGGCGATGCCGATGATCGACTCCAGGTCGTTGACGTCGACAACCGGCAGGGTGTCGCGACCTGTCTCTTTGAACACTTTCAAGGCGCTTTCAAGCGAGGCGGTCGCATGCAGGTAGGGACCGCCGGTTTCGATGCTGAATGTCCGGTCTTCTTCCGCGTCCGGGGGCGGGTCCATGAAATCGCGAACCTTGACGGATGTGCTCAGGAACCGGTGCGGGCCTTCGGTGGCGAGAACCCCGTGGGTCGCGAGCTGCCACTGGAAATAGGACCTTCCGTGGAAGGCCTGGGTGATGCCGGTGGCGATGGAGACGGTCAGAAGCAGGGCGATTGACAGCGTGTAGCCGCCGGTCAGTTCGAACACGATCATGGTTGTGGAGACCGGAGCGCCGAGAACCGCCGCAGCCACGGCGCCCATTCCGAGGATGGAATAAAGGCCTTCGCTGGAGGCCATTTCCGGGAAGACGGAGGCAGCGATCAGTCCGAAGGCGCCGCCGGCCATCGCGCCGAGATACAGCGATGGCGAGAAGATGCCGCCGCCGAACCTGGACGCCAGGGTGATGGAGGTCGCTGCCGTCTTGGCGACCAGCAGGGACAGCAGCATGGAGATCGAAAACTGGTCCTTGAGGGCTGCGTCGGTCGCCTCGTAGCCGACGCCGACGACGGCCGGGAAGGCCAAGGCGATGGTGCCGACCGCACAGCCGCCGACCACGGGTCGGACCCAAAGGGCCATGGGAATATTCCGGGCGACCCAATCGGTGCCGATCAGCGCGAACTGGAAGCAGATGGC contains these protein-coding regions:
- a CDS encoding chloride channel protein; this translates as MPDWLLSVIRRFGLINVGLKTIPAGIRLNFNEFLAQKRPLVWLLALCIGAIVSWAAILFREAIGLVQFVWLGTSSENVITALADLPWYVVVAAPTVGGLLVGLLLQYVQPTQRTYSVADVIEARARGVEGMMFKPGISSAFITALSLGSGASAGREGPVVHLGATIGASLSRLFQLPASARRILLACGVASAVSASFNAPIAGVLFAHEVILGHYALSAISPIAIAAVTGTVFSRLWFGDVAAFVIPGHQISSYWEFPAFALLGVTCAVVAICFQFALIGTDWVARNIPMALWVRPVVGGCAVGTIALAFPAVVGVGYEATDAALKDQFSISMLLSLLVAKTAATSITLASRFGGGIFSPSLYLGAMAGGAFGLIAASVFPEMASSEGLYSILGMGAVAAAVLGAPVSTTMIVFELTGGYTLSIALLLTVSIATGITQAFHGRSYFQWQLATHGVLATEGPHRFLSTSVKVRDFMDPPPDAEEDRTFSIETGGPYLHATASLESALKVFKETGRDTLPVVDVNDLESIIGIAHHVHALTYFNSALIEAAEEEHR